The Sagittula sp. P11 genome window below encodes:
- a CDS encoding cation diffusion facilitator family transporter: MPHDHAHHDHDHDHGHGHHHHITPEQLTGDRRMAAAVGVNVLLTFAQIVGGLVSGSLAMIADALHNFSDAASLLIAVWARRIARRPADDDMTFGYGRAEVVAALINLTTLIVIGLYLLYEAVLRFFNPEPVTGWLVVVIAGVALVVDLVTAWLTFKMAQDSVNIRAAFLHNLADALGSVAVILAGTLILLFGWTWVDPLVTLGIAAYILWLAASEIGGVIRILMMGTPPRMAPEDVLKSAEGIVGVTEVHGAHLWQIDEKQTALMAHVVIERGAWSRADAIKAQVKEALHRDHGLVHVTLEMECAAHVCVDPRRIGM, from the coding sequence ATGCCACACGATCACGCGCACCATGACCACGACCATGATCACGGTCACGGCCATCACCACCACATCACGCCGGAGCAACTGACCGGGGACCGTCGCATGGCGGCGGCGGTCGGGGTCAACGTGCTCCTGACCTTCGCGCAGATCGTCGGGGGGCTGGTCTCCGGTTCGCTGGCGATGATCGCCGATGCGCTTCACAACTTCTCTGACGCGGCGAGCCTCCTGATCGCCGTCTGGGCGCGCAGGATCGCCCGGCGTCCGGCCGACGACGACATGACCTTCGGCTACGGCCGGGCAGAGGTCGTCGCGGCGCTCATCAACCTGACGACGCTGATCGTGATCGGCCTCTACCTGCTTTACGAGGCCGTCCTGCGCTTCTTCAATCCCGAGCCGGTGACCGGCTGGCTGGTTGTCGTCATCGCGGGTGTGGCGCTGGTCGTGGACCTCGTGACCGCATGGCTGACCTTCAAGATGGCGCAGGACAGCGTCAACATCCGGGCCGCCTTCCTGCACAACCTCGCAGACGCGCTGGGGTCGGTGGCGGTGATCCTTGCAGGTACGCTGATCCTGCTCTTCGGCTGGACCTGGGTGGACCCGCTGGTCACGCTGGGCATCGCTGCCTACATCCTGTGGCTCGCGGCCAGCGAGATCGGCGGCGTGATCCGCATCCTGATGATGGGCACGCCGCCCCGCATGGCGCCCGAGGACGTCCTGAAAAGCGCCGAGGGGATCGTCGGCGTGACGGAGGTCCACGGCGCGCACCTCTGGCAGATCGACGAGAAGCAGACGGCCCTGATGGCCCATGTCGTCATCGAAAGGGGCGCATGGTCCCGGGCGGATGCCATCAAGGCACAGGTCAAGGAGGCGCTGCATCGTGACCACGGGCTTGTCCACGTGACGCTGGAGATGGAGTGCGCGGCGCATGTCTGTGTCGATCCGCGCCGCATCGGCATGTGA
- a CDS encoding FAD-binding domain-containing protein encodes MYGITLEARSPPPTLPPVTDHTFHPSREAALAALSEFVPRAGRTYAEGRNFDHGPGRRDAVSQLSPYLRHRLITEEDVLRAVLDRHTPDAASRFVTEVFWRTYWKGWLEMRPSVWTAYRGGLGQAWNDVQTQSGLRGRWEDACAGETGIDCFDAWARELAETGYLHNHARMWFASIWIFTLGLPWELGADFFLRHLLDGDPASNTLSWRWVGGLQTRGKHYVATAENIAEYTGGRFRPAPGELNEDAASLDGPLHPDPIAAPERSRIDLRDYSALILHIDDLSPDWLLDDGLTPLVTFVLAPPADATPLKMSDRVQDFRRAALESTVGRLSSRLGRVVPCADAGALKAAVADLGAARAVTPHAPVGPVAEALTEVPAERALRPYDARAWPHATAGFFKFRKHISALLAATRGIEVV; translated from the coding sequence ATGTATGGCATCACGCTTGAAGCGCGGTCGCCGCCCCCTACCCTTCCGCCCGTGACCGATCATACCTTCCATCCCTCGCGTGAGGCGGCCCTTGCCGCGCTGTCGGAATTCGTGCCGCGGGCCGGCCGGACCTATGCCGAGGGCCGCAACTTCGACCATGGCCCCGGACGGCGAGACGCCGTGTCGCAGCTTTCGCCCTACCTGCGGCACCGGCTGATCACGGAGGAGGACGTGCTGCGCGCCGTGCTGGACCGGCACACGCCCGATGCGGCGTCGAGGTTCGTGACGGAAGTGTTCTGGCGCACCTACTGGAAAGGCTGGCTGGAAATGCGTCCGTCCGTCTGGACTGCCTATCGCGGCGGTCTGGGACAGGCGTGGAACGACGTGCAGACGCAATCCGGCCTGCGCGGACGGTGGGAGGATGCCTGCGCGGGCGAAACGGGGATCGACTGCTTCGACGCCTGGGCGCGGGAACTGGCGGAGACGGGCTATCTGCACAACCACGCCCGCATGTGGTTCGCATCGATCTGGATCTTCACGCTCGGCCTGCCCTGGGAGCTGGGCGCCGATTTCTTCCTCCGCCATCTGCTGGACGGCGATCCGGCCTCCAACACCCTGTCATGGCGCTGGGTGGGCGGGCTGCAGACGCGCGGCAAACACTACGTCGCCACGGCGGAGAACATCGCCGAATACACAGGCGGACGATTCCGCCCCGCACCCGGCGAATTGAACGAAGATGCGGCATCGCTCGACGGCCCGCTCCACCCTGATCCCATTGCGGCACCGGAGAGATCACGGATCGACCTGCGGGACTACTCCGCGCTGATCCTGCACATCGACGACCTGTCGCCGGACTGGCTGCTGGACGACGGTCTGACGCCGCTCGTGACCTTCGTCCTTGCCCCGCCGGCGGACGCGACACCGCTGAAGATGTCGGACCGGGTCCAGGACTTCCGCCGCGCGGCGCTGGAGTCGACGGTCGGGCGCCTGTCGTCCCGCCTTGGCCGCGTCGTGCCCTGTGCGGATGCCGGGGCCTTGAAGGCCGCCGTCGCTGATCTGGGCGCGGCGCGGGCAGTGACGCCCCATGCGCCCGTCGGGCCGGTGGCAGAGGCGCTGACCGAGGTGCCCGCCGAACGCGCGCTCAGGCCCTACGATGCGCGGGCCTGGCCCCATGCGACCGCCGGTTTCTTCAAGTTCCGCAAGCACATCTCCGCGCTTCTGGCGGCCACGCGGGGGATCGAGGTCGTCTGA